Genomic window (Daucus carota subsp. sativus chromosome 5, DH1 v3.0, whole genome shotgun sequence):
CGCTTGATTTTGGACAGACCAAAATCAGTGACCTGAAAAGTAGTAGTCAATATGCATGAAGCCTGTATGACTCAGCTCATGCTTCAAAGTACCAGGAAAATCATCCAAAGCAACTTCATAAGAAAGACACTAGTTTACAGATGCTATATTTACAACCTTGCATTTGGGCCGAGCAGGATCATTTAAGTCCACCAGTAAGTTATCACATTTCAAATCAAAGTGCACAATGTCTTTCGAATGTAAATACTCCATTCCAAAGGCTGCACTCATTGCAATACGGAGCTTCTTCTGATGATCAAAAAGCCTGAAAGGAAACAAAATAGGATTAATATTGATCGACGATAATGATGACAATGGGTCAAACAAAGTATAAGAAGTTGTTAATGTAGAATATTGTTAACTTATAGATAAGAAGACATTTAATTGACAAAGCAACCACAGTTATCATCATATACCCAAAGTAGAAAAATCTAAAGTCAAAATAACACACAATTGCAAAATATTTCTCTTCTTCGTCATcaatattcacaaaaaataaatcAGTATATACTGAATATGTgtagcttatatatatatatatatgtgtatctaGTTTGCATCTatgagtttaattttttttttctcgttCGAATCCCTCATTCTTGTATGTATATCCAGTTTGCATCTATCAGTGTCAGTTGCTATAAGGTCActaggaatttttttttaacccaTTTCCTTTAAAAAATAACCCATCTTTAAAGAAGCACGCTTATCTTGCATTTTGAATTACACATAAGCGCTCAAGACGCATAAAAGCGAGCACATTATTGAAGGGGCATCACATCGCATCTCCAATCTAACTTTGAAAGAAATAGGTAAATCAAAGATACCGGAAACATGAAGGAACAATCATCAATTCATTTATAGTTTTTGGTTTTGCAGATTTAAGGACCTGAATGGGAAGAAGAGGCTGTTAAAATAGTATAAGAATGAATATTACCATAAATACAACAGAATTGAGGATTTTCACAGGCATAGCATTGCGGTTTCTGATTTTTATCAATTTAGCAGTATTActatcagaattttttttatttttttctaaaaaatttcaCTTCAGCTGGAAGATATTTGAATATAGGAATGTAACTCTGAACCGAGGTGGAACTTGGAAGTTTACCTATCCTTGAGTAGCAAAGCATGTCCGAGAGAACCATCGCTCATGTACTCAGTCACAGTAGCTAATGTACCCGTAGATCCATCTTGTACCACACCATAAAATGTCACTACGTTTGGATGACGAAGCCGTGATAAAATTTCCGCTTCCCGCAAAAAATCTGTGATCTGAAAAGGAAGGAGTTCAATAAACAAAACTGTAAGTCTATATACATACTCCCATGATCAAcaagaattattaatatataaacttgTATACATTATTCTTCTCTTAGATTTGGGTTAAATGCACTATGAACCCAGTAATTTGGTTGAAAACACATTACACCCTATTGCAAAAACCATCTTAAATGTAATTATTGAAGGTAAGCATTTGAAGACTATCCTCTTAGCATTAATAATTACATTTTGTGGGATGCCAAATGTTTTTAGGAAAACTACTAGGTCCAGAGCTACATTTAGCCAAAACCTAAAGGATGCAAAATGTACATaagttttatatatacacatgataATCTAAATGTGAATGAACTATAGAAGCAAGATACATGAGGAAATTGTTGTCTTGTTCACCAAATTTCCCAAACTCAGTTTCACCTTACAATTTTAGACTGTGACGAATCAGTTAGTGCCAATTAGCCAATCAGATACGATATAATTTTACTGTAAGTTACAGAAAAGTTCATaccattttttctttttgttgagatgatcGGCCTGTAAAGCATTTCTTATTTATTCTCTTAATGGCAACTTCGGATCCTCTCCATTTTCCATAATATACTGTTCCAAATGTGCCAGAACCAAGTTCGGCTCCTTGCTCTAGATCTTCATCTTTTATTATCTGGAAAAGCAATTCAGAATATTAGATGTCAGCACTATCTTATTAAATTCGATGTCAGAGGATAAAAGGTTGAGTGAAACCGAGTAATCTTTCTAGATTGTAGACAATTAATAGCAGCTGACTATTTCTATTGAGCAGCTATTATTTCtttggaaagaaaataaaaagatgGTAGATGGGGAGGTCTAAGTTGCATTGCCAAACACTTCCTGATGGTGACTACGTTCAAGTTTTATGAGTGGTCGTGATATTTCCACTCAAGATGATCCTACTTcctagaatatatatttatttgtatgatCTGAGTAGCACCTTAATTCtgcagatttttttattttttattttatcaataccTTAACTTTCACATCCATGGGAAAATTGGAATAGTATAACATAACATGTAATATATCtgttttttgaaagatttacTGAAAGTCATATATACGCTCTTACAACAGTCAGTGTTAAATGAATAAATGCTCTGCAAATATTTGCAAGAAAATAGACCTTACCTGCATAGAGCTGATATCGAGATTATCAAAAGAAGGTTTCAGAGAATGTGAGCTCCTGATTCCACCCTGCAAGCAACAAAGCTTTTCAAACTGTCTTTGCAAACTGCATGTACCTcggaaaaaaataaatcattttctcACTGCTAGAATACATACCATGTGCTCAGATTCTGGTATTCTTATATTCCCAGATGATTCTTTGAATTGCCTGGCATCCTTGCTTTCCACCAGGGAAGGAGCATAGTCAGAATGCAAAGCTTTTGTGGAAGATTCACTTACACCAGGTGATTCTTTCTGAatgtcaaatttatttttggaACTTATCTGGTTTGAAGAAATATCACCTCTCACTGGTGGAGTAAGTTTATAAGCTTTCGGTTTTTCTTCTACTTTTGGAAGTCTAGATGATAAATCAATATGATCCTGGTCAATAAGTGAAACATCTTTCTGACTAAACTGATCATGTGATACACCTTTCTGCAGTGAAATACCGGAAGAATTCTCTAAACTGGCAGCTTTGCCTGTCCTTTCAGAAGATTGAGATTTACCCGGACTGTGATTAGAAGTGATATCGCTTGCAGACCTGTCAAGCGAAGTATAGTTTGGGAGACAAGAtgcaggatccttatcgtagtTACCTCTTGTACTTTCATTAATCACAGAATTCATGTTACCTTTAATGAAGCTTGTTTTGTCACCTGGATTAAGGACCTGATCATCAGTTCCATTCTTCCCATAATTCGAATGAGTCTCTGTTGAATTAATATTCTGAAATTTTGGAAGTTCATTATCAGAGATTCCATGCTTGCTAAGCTTTGTTCTTGAGACATACTGCTCAGTCTTAGCAGCCGGGTTAACATTGTTCAACCTTTTCCCAGGTTCCTCCACAGAATCCTGCTGTCTGATATTAGAACGAGTATGAGAACCAAGATCACCTGACTTAGTTGATCGATTTAATGATTCTCCCTGCTCACGATTATATCGGTCAGAGTGAGAGAGGCTTTGAGGAGGCAGAGGAGGTTCAGAACAGCTTAAATCAATCAGATCATTATGTGAAATGACATGTTTAGAAGCAATGGCACTATTAGATGTCAACAACTCCTTGTCACTCGCTTTGAGATCTCTCATGGGATTATTCACATAAGATGAAGTTACCGGCACAGATTTTAGGTGACTGCTGCCTTCCTTTTTTGAAGATCTCGAAGAGTTTGTTCCAAGTGGCGGCATGATAGGTGATGCCTCTTTCACGGGAAGGCGGTCAGCATACTTTCCCATGGACCGAATTAATTCATATTCAGTCTCTTGATTCCTTGGAGCATCACTTCTCACGTTCACCTTCACTTCTTGCTTAAGCATACTTGGTGAGCCTACTAAAGCACCAGCTGGCTGATCCTTTGATAAACCTCCTTCACGAGTCACTGGTGCAGAAGATGCCAAGGGAAGAGTTCTCTGTCCACCAGGTCCAGGTGTATGAAAAGAAGAGTCGGATTTAGAGATAGGTTGCAAGATCTTCTTAGGTCCGTCATGATGCAACTGACCTTGATGAGAATGAGATTGTGGTTGTGTTTCTAGAGCGTTGGAAGATTTAGATAAAATTGGCTGAGAGTATTGATTAATAGTTGGTGCAGCAGTAACACTTGCAACTCCACTATTGCCTCTAGCAACATTCTGCACACCTGGCTCATCCATATTAGTTGCTGAAGGGTTTGCTAGACCATGTCGAGTTGCGTCCCCTCTTGGTCCTACATTCCTTTGATTGTCAGCACCAACATATTTGACTTCAGAATCACCGCCTGAACTGGTCAAGCCAGATTTAGTATCATTGAGATCATTCACAGGGAATAAGAACATCCTAATCTTTTTTGATCCTTCTTCATCTCCTAATACATTGCAGTCCTCCAGCATATTCTGTAAGGCCTCGTCAGAAGATACAGAAACTAAAGTATCAAGATCCTCCCCTGGAAGCTGATACTTAATTTTATGAGTATGAATATAGGTTGATGCAGTTTTCTGTCGTAATTCCTCCCAAGTAATTTCCTTCTGTATTCGAATACTATGTGTTTCTCCTCCAACATAACTGAGCTTTCCATCCTGAGATCGATTTATAATTTCCCCCCCAAAGCTACACAGAATCGTAATTTTCCTTGTCCTTGTTGAGCCATCAGATGATCCGGCAGAGGAATACTCACGTGTTGATGTGCGGTTACTATTATAACCAAAAGAATCACGTGGTACAGATTCTGCAGATCCATAACTACTTTTCTCTTCATACGAAGAGGAGTTTTTCCTCTCAAAATCTTTTGGCTCAGAGGTATTATACCTGCTTTCTGGCTTTGCGTGACTGATGACTCGGACACCTTTTGACTCCAAGGAACCTGTTGTAAGACTAGGATCACCAGCATTCAGATTGGCACGATCACGCATCTTTTCATATACAAACTCCTCACCTGTATGCAGAGAGTGATTATGTACAGGCTTAGCTTCTGTGAAATTAGGCTCCGAAGGCCTCACATTGGAATTTGCACGTCCACCAGGATCCCCCCTGTAACGCTGAGACGCGTGTCCAAATTCTACACTCTCTGCTTCTCTGTTACTAGGTTGGAAATGATTGTAGTTTTTAGAATGTTCCATCAGACAAGTATAAGTTTTCTACTTGTTGAGAGTTTTCGCTGACAAGATTTGATAATTGATCCCTGGAAGTCAAACAATAGACAATTGAGGATTCTCAGTGCAACTCAACTCTTTAATATTGCATCTGGTTACATAATAACAATACAAACAGCATACAGTTCAGAAACCAGCAGCAAATATAAAGTACAACTCCCCCCACAAAAATGAAAGCTCCTTTGAATAGAATTTTTCTGATTTACTTATTCATTCACACGGCCTGTAACTTGTAAGAGCAAGTCTAAGACCTGTAAGAGCAAGTCTAAGGATGTCCCAAACTAGTGTACATTCATAAAAATAGTGTCTACTGCACATAAATCACATAATCTGAAaattgaagcataaaatcaataaaacaaaatagaaaCAAGTCATTCATGAATCTTGATCTTTATAAACAAGACCTAAGTTTTCATCTTGACCTGGGATGTTACAAGGTGAGATGTCCGGTTGTAATAAGAAGGATCCGACACAGATCCCATACCCACCCCCGTGTACAGGTATAGGCACAAAAATGGAGAGTCAGAGTAACATAGCTTccactcattatttttaaaattttatttttttaaattaaagtttatgatttatatttttagtcATAGaaagaaaattgtaaaaataataagtagaaaTATGACTTTTAATCATCTTAAATTATGtgaaaaagtcaaaatgacaatTACAAAAGGACAAAGAGAATACTTCacataaaaaaaacttaagATCGCCGGGTGTGTAACTTGAGTAAAAAAGTTAGAGTGCAACCACGATTTGAAACACCTTTACATTACCTAATGCTTGTTAGAAACGATGAAAGATAGTGTAGCAGATCTAAGTTATTACTTCCtctgtttcaatttacatgtctgtCCTTCTCTCTTCTTAAagcaatttatttaataattttcctTAAAATATTCTTGGAATACAATTTCTAAAATTTGACTAATATACATatactcacaagtcacaacacAAAATTTAGTACAATTATAATGGAttgacaaaataattaaatataccgCTATCATTTTCTTAACAAACATaaatttttcgaaaaaaatatgtaaaataagaCGAAGGAAGTATAATAAACATGGACACAATGAGAAAAAACATACACAGAGAATGGAAACGAGAAAACTTACAGCAATGCCAATGTCCTGCAACTGAAGTGGAGAAATAGCAATAAGAGAGGAGatgtatatatacatcaaaATTTCCCTGCTTACTGTTCAACTTCCCTGTTTCATTTACTTCCTCTTGAATTCCACacgttaatttattttattattcttcCCTTGAAGTCAAACAAATGTATAGCGTAGtctaacaaaattaaaattaaaatgtagAGCATGTGTTCATACATAACGaatcaaaataacaattacttgattaaaataTCATGTCGTGCAATAACATGAATTCTCATCTTCGTTTAACAAATCGAATTACTTGGCTGTTACaattttatctattatatttTAGCAATGTTTggtgttttaaaataaaaagtttaatttcctttttagtaaatttttgttaaacgagtcacaaaaattaaatattatagctCATTTCATAATGATgaaatatatagtttttttatCTACTAATTACTGAATTAACTTGTTTCTAAAAAGCCAGAAAATCTGATTGTGACCATAGTAGTTTTCTCAACatagaaatttttgaaaatactgtgattttataatttatataattatatcttgTACGCACTCATTCACGATTtttaaataagtaaaagaatTATAATATCTTTGCATTGCAATCCGTGAAATCGTTCAATTCTACACACCCCacgtttaaataaataaaattcttaCTCCTTAACGTATCATTCTTAGAGCATGCTtgtgtaaatattttataagtaaACTGGAGAATAATacctatattcaaaatatacaacgttatatgtgaaaaaaaaaaaatatactccctccgtcccaatgaattgtatacagtttcctttttgggacgtcccatcaattgtatacattccaaaaatagtaaacttttataatataaaacatcattacaccaactactttcttccactatctccattctataataatataaacactattgcacccactactttcctccaccatctcaaatttattattaaatataaatgggtcccaccactatacccacttttcatccaactttactcatttcttacccattttcttagtctccgtgtcccagccatttgtatacaaatgactgggacggagggagtacaacgttataaattatatatttgaaacaaaaaatgaaaGGCAGGAAACGACAAAAACATGTTCGGTAGAGACACGGTGGGGCTGGGGTTTTCAAGTTGAGCACGTGAATGACTGACTACTAGACAAACAAGTTAACGATGGATAATCTGAACAAAACATTAAATctgtatttaaaatttggtgACCAGCAGCAACGTAATAGCAGAAAGCTTACTTACTCGaagatatttttcaaaattattaattatagcaaataaaatattattgataataGATATAACTATTATATCATCTTATAAAATCAAGATAGCATAATCTTatacatcacataaataactttattataatatacaacaaatttagtaaaaaataaaataacacatgattaataaattaatatagtattttaaatttcatataGAAACCTACGTCCT
Coding sequences:
- the LOC108223958 gene encoding uncharacterized protein LOC108223958, which translates into the protein MEHSKNYNHFQPSNREAESVEFGHASQRYRGDPGGRANSNVRPSEPNFTEAKPVHNHSLHTGEEFVYEKMRDRANLNAGDPSLTTGSLESKGVRVISHAKPESRYNTSEPKDFERKNSSSYEEKSSYGSAESVPRDSFGYNSNRTSTREYSSAGSSDGSTRTRKITILCSFGGEIINRSQDGKLSYVGGETHSIRIQKEITWEELRQKTASTYIHTHKIKYQLPGEDLDTLVSVSSDEALQNMLEDCNVLGDEEGSKKIRMFLFPVNDLNDTKSGLTSSGGDSEVKYVGADNQRNVGPRGDATRHGLANPSATNMDEPGVQNVARGNSGVASVTAAPTINQYSQPILSKSSNALETQPQSHSHQGQLHHDGPKKILQPISKSDSSFHTPGPGGQRTLPLASSAPVTREGGLSKDQPAGALVGSPSMLKQEVKVNVRSDAPRNQETEYELIRSMGKYADRLPVKEASPIMPPLGTNSSRSSKKEGSSHLKSVPVTSSYVNNPMRDLKASDKELLTSNSAIASKHVISHNDLIDLSCSEPPLPPQSLSHSDRYNREQGESLNRSTKSGDLGSHTRSNIRQQDSVEEPGKRLNNVNPAAKTEQYVSRTKLSKHGISDNELPKFQNINSTETHSNYGKNGTDDQVLNPGDKTSFIKGNMNSVINESTRGNYDKDPASCLPNYTSLDRSASDITSNHSPGKSQSSERTGKAASLENSSGISLQKGVSHDQFSQKDVSLIDQDHIDLSSRLPKVEEKPKAYKLTPPVRGDISSNQISSKNKFDIQKESPGVSESSTKALHSDYAPSLVESKDARQFKESSGNIRIPESEHMGGIRSSHSLKPSFDNLDISSMQIIKDEDLEQGAELGSGTFGTVYYGKWRGSEVAIKRINKKCFTGRSSQQKEKMITDFLREAEILSRLRHPNVVTFYGVVQDGSTGTLATVTEYMSDGSLGHALLLKDRLFDHQKKLRIAMSAAFGMEYLHSKDIVHFDLKCDNLLVDLNDPARPKCKVTDFGLSKIKRKTFVSGGLNGTLPWMAPELRTGKKVSEKVDVFSFGIVLWEILTGEEPYKSIDNDTFYGGIFNNTLRPAIPSYCDPEWKKLMEQCWDSDPTVRPTFTEIANRLRVMHEACQAGTHVHKASK